TGCTGGCGATCGTCATCGACCACCTCATCACCCCGATGTCCGGTGCGCAGAAGATGCTGCTGTTCAACGTACTGGCCACCGCCAGCTGGCTGGTCTTCGTTGTCACGCTGTTGATGAAGCTGCTCGTCCGCGCCATCGCCGATCGCCGTGCCAACAACGAGTCCTGAACGCCCGGGACGGTATCAAGCGTTGGCGAGCGATAATCAGACAAGGCCCAGGTCTGGCGGGGACTGATCCCCGCCGTAAGCCGTAACAGGCATCACTCGAACCGGTCGACACGGAACGGGTGCATATCCACATCAGGCGTCTCACCTTCAATCATCTGCGTCAATAACTTGCCGGTGGCAGGGCCGAGCGTGAAGCCCTGGTGACCATGACCACAGGCCAACCACAAGCCATCCTGGCCAGGTACAGGCCCGATAATCGGCTTCATGTCCGGCGTGCAGGGGCGAGCGCCCTTCCAGGGCTGGGACTCAAGCCGTTCCCCCATCGGAAACAAGCTGCGTGCGGTGCGCTCTGCAGCTGCCAATTGCCTGACATGAGGAGGCGCGTCGAGCCGCTCGAGCTCAGCACCAGTGGTCAATCGAATTCCCCCCTGCATGGGCGCCAGCAGATAGCCAACCTCTGCATCCATCACCCAATGGCACAGGCGCTTGTTGGCCGGATGCTCATAGTGCATGTGGTAGCCACGCTTGACGAACAACGGTATCGACAGGTCAAACTGCTTCAGCCATTCCTGAGTCCAGGGGCCCAGCGCCATGACAACACCATCTGCAGTCAACGCGCCGCTTGAGGTTGCTATGTTCCAGCCATCCGCTGTGCGCTGAACGTCCTTTACATCGCCTTGGACAATGCGGCCACCAGTACTCTCGAATGCCTTGGCGTATGCGGCTACCAAAGCTCCGGGATCGGCAATCGTCCAGGGGTCCTGCCAGTGGATAGCACCCACCAACTGGCGTGACAGATGCGGCTCTTCCCGTGCCAGCTCGGCGGCATCAAGCACTCTGAAATTGAGGCCAAAACGTTGTGCATCCTCGCGTGCTCTTGCAACCCGAGCAGAAAGCGCAGCATCGGTGCGATAGACCTCAAACCAACCCTCCCGGCGCACAAGGTGCTCGGCACCTGCTGCTTCTATCATCGGTGCGTGCGCTTCAAGACACTGGCAGATCAACGATGCGTACTCGGGAACAATCTTCTCGTAGCGCGCCGGCGAGGAGTTCCTCCAGTACTTGAGCAAGGGACCAGCCGTGGACATCATGGCCGAAGGCCGATATCGGATATCGACCTGGCGATTGGGCATTACGCGCATCAGCGTTGCCAGATCACGTGGAAAAGGATAGGGCCTTACCGCTTCACGTTGAATGATTCCGGCATTGCCATAGGACGTTTCACGCCCGGGTTCACGGCGATCGACCAGAGTGACACGGTGCCCTCTCTTCTGCAGATGCCAGGCGATCGACACCCCGACCATCCCAGCACCAACCACCACCATCTCACGTGACATTCCGCCTCTCCCGTCCTACGTCGCAATCGAATAGGTAAACTCGTCATTCGTAGCGTGCGAGTTACCGCTGCACCAATTTGCTGCCTCGTGCGTATAATGCCTCGACATATGCCGACTTTACATATCTATATGCTTGATTAGCTGCACAAAAAGCAAAACCGTTTCAGTTGCGCTCTTTTCCCTCTGCGGCCGCGCGATTCTGCTCTACCATGCGCGTCCGTACAAAATCCGAATGGCTGACGTGCAGCAGATCCGCCAGAGCCCGGATTCGATGCTCTTCCAATGCATCCTTTGCGCCATCTGACCACGACAAAGCCCACATCTGCTGCACCAGGCCCACGCGCTGTTCGTAGCCCCAATGATCGCGCAACTCGCGGACAAAGCGGTGATGATCCACGGCACTTTCAGCCTCTTCCCGCGCCAGATTCATCAACTCGTCAAGCTGCTCACCATCGAGCTGAAACTGCTTGCTGAGCTGCTCACGCATCAACTGAAGCTCGACTTCCTCGACCTGGTAGTCAGCGCGCACCACCTCACACAGCAGGACCGCTGTCGCGAGCCGCAGATCCGGCTCTGCAGCGACAGAACCAGAATCCGATACCTCATTGATCCAACGCTGCAATGACGCCATCATCGACATATGCTTCTCTCCTTACAGGAAAATTCCAATGCCTCACCCTCTTCTGCTGGTCGCGGTGCTGACATTCGTTGGCGCCATCATCAGCGCCCTGGGCACCTGGAAGGTACGAGACGTCAATAGCTGGCCAAGCGTAGAAGCCATTGTCATCAGCACGGATGTCAAGCTGGCTTCTGCGGCCCAACACAGGCGAGAAAGGGATGATCAGCAGCGCCGATACCTTACGCGCATCCAACTACGCGCCAGCATCAACGGCACCACTATAGAATCCGACAACAGCGGCTTTGACGGTGTTCCCTCCTTCACCTCACGACAAGACGCCGAAGCCTATGTCGATCGCTACCCACCAGGCAGTCGCGTGACGGTTCGAGTATCACCTCGCGATTCACGCATCATGCAGCTGGGCGACAAGCGCCTGCCCTGGGGTCGCATCGGGCTCACGGCGTTTCTGCTGTTCGTCAGCCTCGCGACCTTTACGCTTTACCTGAGCCGCGGTTGAGTCAGGACTCGATACGTTTGACCAGTAACACCAGCGGAGCACACAGCAAGTACATCACGCCCAGCAGGATGAAGATATCATTGAAGGCCAACACCTGAGCCTCTCGCATCAATACCTGCGACACCATTCCTGCCGCACTCTGCTGTGGATCGGCCACATGCCCTGTCAGCATCGACTCATAGCCAGCAAGCCGCTGCAGTACTATCTCGCGTCCTTCATTCACTGCTGGAATCAGCTGGTTCCAATGGTAATCCTCACGGACATCGCGAATGGTATCCATCAGCGCCAGCCCCACTGCACCGCCCAGGTTACGCATCACATTGAACAGACCACTGGCATTCCCCACTTCTTCGCGAGGCAGTGTCCCCAGCGCGATGCGTGATACAGGTATGATGCAGAAGATCAGCCCGACCCCACGCACAATCTGCGGCCAGAAGAACTCGTCGAACCCCGATTCCGCGGTCAGCACCGCATTCATCAATGAGCCGACCCCCACCAGCAGAAAGCCAATGAACAGCATCAAGCGCAAGTCCATGCTACCGGAAAGACGGCCGGCCACCGGTGCCGTGAAGAACATCGCCACCCCGGTGACAAACATCACCTGACCAATCTGCAAACTGGAAAAGCCACGCACATAACCAAAGAACAGCGGCATCAAATAGACCAGCCCGTACAGCGCTACACCAATGATGAAGCCCTGAGTGGCCCCAAGCGCGAAATTACGATTGGCGAAGGCCCGTAGATCCACAATCGGGTGGTCATGGCGCAAGGTCCGTACAAAGAAACCAATGGCGGTAAAGACACAGAGCAACGCCAGCGAAAGGATCAGGTCATCGTCGAACCAATCTTCGCCGGGCCCTTCCTCAAGCACATATTCAAGGCTACCGAGAAACACCGCCATCAGTGTCAGACCCAGCACATCGAGGCGTCTGATGACACGCAGGTCACCCTTGTCGATATCAAGGAAGTTCCAGGCAGCCCAGGTCACCAGAATGCCCGGCACGATATTGGCCAGAAACAACCAGTGCCAACTGGCCAGCTCGGTGATATAGCCACCCACGGTCGGACCGATCGACGGTGCCAGCGTCACCACCATGCCAATCACCGCCTGCACCGCGCCCATCATTCGACGTGGAAAGATCGAGAAGCTGATCGCATGAGTGATGGGGATCATTGCCCCTCCCAGGAAGCCCTGGATGGCGCGCAGAATCACCAACTGTTCAATAGTGGTCGCCAGGGCGCAGCCCAGGCTGGCAAGGGTGAAACCGGCACAGGAAACGACGAAAGCAATGCGCGTCGACAGAATGCGTGTCAGCATCCCCGACAGCGGAATCATCACGATCTCGGCGATCAAGTACGACGTCTGAACCCAGGAAATCTCTTCACTACTGGCCGACACCCCGGCCTGAATTTCATTGAGCGAACTGGCCACGATCTGGATATCCAGAATCGCCATGAACATGCCAAAGACGGCAGCAATAAAACCTATCCGCTGTCGCATCGGCGGAAGTTCATCCACCCCCGCCGTCGCCGTAGCTCCAGCACTCATGAATCGTTGTCCACACCAGTCGCGGTTGCCTCAGGTCTGACCGCCAGGGCATCACCATCAAGGTTGTGAGTATCGACTTCAGGTATCACCGACAATCCGGCGCGCATCAATCCCAACGCCTCGTCAGGCCCGGTTAGCCTGATCTTGACCGGTACCCGTTGCACAATCTTGTTGAAGTTCCCCGTCGCATTGTCCTGCGGCAGCAGGCTGAACTGTGCGCCAGTCGCTGGTGCGATACTGTCGACGACACCCTCGAGCTCCAGATCCGGATAGGCATCAACATGCAGGCTCACCGGTTGCCCGATACGCATGCGTTCCGTCTGGGTTTCCTTGTAGTTGGCGATGACATAGGCAGCCTCAACCGGCACCAGATGCATCAACGTCAGCGACGGCTGCGCCAGATCACCCACTTCCGCGGTAATCGCTCCCACCACCCCTGCGCGTGACGCTACTATCCGCGTCTGAGTCAGATGATGCTGGGCCACCGCCTCGGCAGCCTGAGCGGCCTCGATATTGGCTTTTGCCGATTCGATATCCGCGTCAGCAACATCCAACTGCCGCTGCGCGGACAGCAATGAGGCGCGCCGAGCAGCCAGAGTGGACGTCGCCACCCGCAGCTCGGCTTCATCATCCTGACGTTGCTGCTGCGACGCGTACTGACGCGACTCCAGCGACTGCGAGCGCTCGACATGCCGCTGAGCCTGAACCACCTGCGCCTCGGCAGCTTCCACTTGCGCTTGAGCCTCGGCAATCGCCGCCTGCTGACGGTCTCGCTGACGCTGAGCCTGCACGAGCC
This Halomonas huangheensis DNA region includes the following protein-coding sequences:
- a CDS encoding NAD(P)/FAD-dependent oxidoreductase, with translation MSREMVVVGAGMVGVSIAWHLQKRGHRVTLVDRREPGRETSYGNAGIIQREAVRPYPFPRDLATLMRVMPNRQVDIRYRPSAMMSTAGPLLKYWRNSSPARYEKIVPEYASLICQCLEAHAPMIEAAGAEHLVRREGWFEVYRTDAALSARVARAREDAQRFGLNFRVLDAAELAREEPHLSRQLVGAIHWQDPWTIADPGALVAAYAKAFESTGGRIVQGDVKDVQRTADGWNIATSSGALTADGVVMALGPWTQEWLKQFDLSIPLFVKRGYHMHYEHPANKRLCHWVMDAEVGYLLAPMQGGIRLTTGAELERLDAPPHVRQLAAAERTARSLFPMGERLESQPWKGARPCTPDMKPIIGPVPGQDGLWLACGHGHQGFTLGPATGKLLTQMIEGETPDVDMHPFRVDRFE
- a CDS encoding TerB family tellurite resistance protein — encoded protein: MSMMASLQRWINEVSDSGSVAAEPDLRLATAVLLCEVVRADYQVEEVELQLMREQLSKQFQLDGEQLDELMNLAREEAESAVDHHRFVRELRDHWGYEQRVGLVQQMWALSWSDGAKDALEEHRIRALADLLHVSHSDFVRTRMVEQNRAAAEGKERN
- a CDS encoding DUF3592 domain-containing protein, encoding MPHPLLLVAVLTFVGAIISALGTWKVRDVNSWPSVEAIVISTDVKLASAAQHRRERDDQQRRYLTRIQLRASINGTTIESDNSGFDGVPSFTSRQDAEAYVDRYPPGSRVTVRVSPRDSRIMQLGDKRLPWGRIGLTAFLLFVSLATFTLYLSRG
- a CDS encoding DHA2 family efflux MFS transporter permease subunit; translated protein: MSAGATATAGVDELPPMRQRIGFIAAVFGMFMAILDIQIVASSLNEIQAGVSASSEEISWVQTSYLIAEIVMIPLSGMLTRILSTRIAFVVSCAGFTLASLGCALATTIEQLVILRAIQGFLGGAMIPITHAISFSIFPRRMMGAVQAVIGMVVTLAPSIGPTVGGYITELASWHWLFLANIVPGILVTWAAWNFLDIDKGDLRVIRRLDVLGLTLMAVFLGSLEYVLEEGPGEDWFDDDLILSLALLCVFTAIGFFVRTLRHDHPIVDLRAFANRNFALGATQGFIIGVALYGLVYLMPLFFGYVRGFSSLQIGQVMFVTGVAMFFTAPVAGRLSGSMDLRLMLFIGFLLVGVGSLMNAVLTAESGFDEFFWPQIVRGVGLIFCIIPVSRIALGTLPREEVGNASGLFNVMRNLGGAVGLALMDTIRDVREDYHWNQLIPAVNEGREIVLQRLAGYESMLTGHVADPQQSAAGMVSQVLMREAQVLAFNDIFILLGVMYLLCAPLVLLVKRIES
- a CDS encoding HlyD family secretion protein; its protein translation is MAGKKVVALGLVAVIAVVAGVWKGVEWWQVGRFIEETDNAYVQSDSVTLRAEISARITAIPVEDNQRVAAGEVLVQLDDSDAGNQLAQAQAERQVAEAGLVQAQRQRDRQQAAIAEAQAQVEAAEAQVVQAQRHVERSQSLESRQYASQQQRQDDEAELRVATSTLAARRASLLSAQRQLDVADADIESAKANIEAAQAAEAVAQHHLTQTRIVASRAGVVGAITAEVGDLAQPSLTLMHLVPVEAAYVIANYKETQTERMRIGQPVSLHVDAYPDLELEGVVDSIAPATGAQFSLLPQDNATGNFNKIVQRVPVKIRLTGPDEALGLMRAGLSVIPEVDTHNLDGDALAVRPEATATGVDNDS